One region of Quercus lobata isolate SW786 chromosome 2, ValleyOak3.0 Primary Assembly, whole genome shotgun sequence genomic DNA includes:
- the LOC115977194 gene encoding class V chitinase CHIT5a-like, protein MRTKPYLINVNPREHCILTQPELSHLPVSLRLYTPIYDGIGKDRVKPYSPAKVNFTFTIANTMLKLPESTSPSPSTPPRGIKAGYWPSWRAEKFPPSAISTSYFTHLFYAFVVPDANNYQILITQTDDKWMKNFTATLHAKTPGAKAFISIGGGTASPHTLSNMASNPDSRAAFINSSVSVARKYGFDGLDLDWEFPHTPQDMSNLSLLFKEWHEAIENESSISGKPQLFLSAAVYFASNFFLSNIPRAYPVEAMSKYVDFVSPMCYDYHGSWDTSVTGEHALLYDKASNISTSYGISSWIKAGIPPRKLVMGLPLYGRTWQLKSPSENGIGAPAVGTGPGNNGVMKYIDIVEFNVTNAEGVVFDEQTVSMYSYAGTDWIGYDGPASIEKKVEFAKAQGLGGYFFWALGYDKDFTLSKTASDTWDEEI, encoded by the coding sequence ATGCGAACCAAACCTTATCTTATCAATGTAAATCCAAGAGAGCATTGTATATTGACACAGCCAGAGCTTTCACACCTACCAGTATCATTAAGGTTATATACTCCAATATATGATGGCATTGGCAAGGACCGAGTCAAACCTTACTCTCCAGCCAAAGTCAACTTCACCTTCACCATCGCCAATACCATGTTGAAACTTCCTGAAAGTACTTCACCATCTCCATCTACACCTCCTCGAGGTATCAAAGCTGGTTATTGGCCTTCATGGCGAGCAGAAAAGTTTCCTCCCTCAGCAATCTCTACATCCTACTTCACTCACCTCTTTTATGCTTTTGTTGTGCCTGATGCCAATAATTACCAAATTTTGATCACTCAGACTGATGACAAATGGATGAAAAACTTCACGGCCACCCTCCACGCCAAAACTCCTGGAGCAAAGGCCTTCATATCCATTGGAGGTGGCACTGCAAGCCCACACACTCTCTCCAATATGGCAAGCAATCCAGATAGTCGTGCAGCCTTTATCAACTCCTCAGTCAGTGTGGCTAGGAAGTATGGCTTTGATGGGCTTGACCTCGATTGGGAATTTCCACATACTCCACAAGATATGTCAAATCTCTCATTACTCTTTAAAGAGTGGCATGAAGCTATTGAAAATGAGTCCTCTATCTCTGGAAAACCTCAGCTGTTTTTAAGTGCAGCAGTTTATtttgcatccaattttttcctATCCAACATACCTAGAGCTTACCCTGTCGAAGCCATGAGCAAATATGTTGATTTTGTTAGTCCCATGTGCTATGATTATCATGGAAGCTGGGACACTTCAGTCACTGGTGAACATGCTTTGCTTTATGACAAGGCCAGCAATATTAGCACTAGCTATGGCATTTCATCTTGGATCAAGGCTGGGATTCCGCCACGGAAATTAGTCATGGGCCTACCACTTTATGGAAGAACTTGGCAATTGAAAAGTCCAAGCGAGAATGGAATTGGAGCTCCTGCAGTTGGAACTGGGCCTGGCAATAATGGTGTTATGAAATATATTGACATAGTGGAGTTCAATGTGACAAATGCTGAAGGTGTGGTGTTTGATGAGCAGACTGTATCGATGTACTCATATGCTGGAACCGATTGGATTGGGTACGATGGGCCAGCATCGATTGAGAAGAAGGTTGAATTTGCAAAGGCTCAAGGTCTTGGTGGGTATTTCTTCTGGGCCCTTGGGTATGACAAGGACTTCACACTTTCTAAAAcag